Below is a genomic region from Spirosoma radiotolerans.
CTGATTTGCCAGGACAGGCTGATGAGGCCCACAAACAGAATAGAAACAGCAATACTCCCAATAATAATGCCGATTTCGGGGGCCATCGTCGACAGTACCTGCATTTGAAAGGTGAACAGATAGGCCGTAATCAGGTAAATCAATGCCGTCAGGAAATACGGCAATCGACGGTCGGCCAGCGTGTTCAGATACAGGCTTTTAACGTATCCACTGCGGTAGAGGTAATAAATTAGCAGGGATGGGACCATGAAGGTGCCCACAAAAATCAGTACCAGTAGGCTCAGTCTCAGCGAGGGAGAAAAGACATCCAGTCCCAACACCGTTGGTACGCGAAACAGCAACAGGCCAAATAAAAATGTCGGCATCAGCAACGGATGAAGCACTGCCGACAGGAAGTGGGCAAAACGGGAGGTCAAAGGAAAGTATGAATTATAAATGATGAACGATCAACGACCGGCGAGACCGGTGTTGACCTGGTCCACAAAGTTAACAACTCAGGGCATTCATCATTTATAATTCGTTCGTCTTACAATTGCTTCCGGAGCCGGGCCACCGGAATGTTGAGTTGTTCGCGGTATTTGGCAACGGTCCGGCGGGCGATATTGTAGCCCCGGTCGTTCAGTATTTTCTCCAGTTTATCGTCGGAGAGGGGATGAAGCTTGGGCTCCGCATCGATCAAATCTTTCAAAATGTTCTTGACTTCCCGGCTGCTGACATCCTCGCCCGTATCGGTCGAAATGCCTTCGGAGAAGAAATATTTGAGCGGGTAGATGCCAAATTCGGTTTGTACGGCCTTGCTGTTGGCCACCCGCGAAACCGTAGACACGTCCATGTCGATCAGGGTGGCAATGTCTTTCAGGATCATGGGCCGCAACCGCGACTCATCACCGGTCAGGAAAAAGTCATACTGATAACGCACGATGGCGTTCATGGTCTTGAGCAGCGTTTGCTGGCGTTGCTTGATGGCGTCGATAAACCACTTGGCCGCATCCAGCTTTTGCTTCACAAACGAAACCGTTTCTTTCAGGTTTTTATTTTGTTTTTTGCTCTTGTCGTAGGTGTCGAGCATGTCGGCAAAAGAGCGGCTGATCCGCAACTCGGGGGCATTTTTGGAGTTCAGGGTCAACTCCAGTTTGCCGTTGTTATTCGTCAGCAGGAAGTCAGGGATCAGGTATTGAATAGTCCCCGATTCGCCTTCGATAGAGCCTGGCTTGGGGTTTAGCCGGATAATAATGTCGATTACCCGTTTGAGCGAATCGTCACTGATGTTGAGCCGACGCTGGATTTTATCGTAGTGTTTTTTGGAGAATTCGTCGAAGAACTCGTCAATAATTCGAATGGCCAGCACGTTGTACGGGTCCGACTGGTCTTTTCGCCGAAGCTGTAGCAACAGGCATTCAGGGAGTGACCGGGCGCCGATGCCTGCCGGATCGAACGACTGAATTTTTTGCAGCACTTCTTCCACTTCATCCGCATCGGTGAATACGTTCTGAGAGAAGGCCAAATCGTTGACAATGGCCTGAACGGACCGCCGGATATAACCGTCGGCTTCAATGCTGCCAATGAGTTGTAAGCCAACAATGCGCTGTTCTTCAGTCAGTTGAAGGTAGCCGAACTGTTGGAGAAGCGAGTCTGTCAGGCTTGAGCTGGTCGCCAGGGGCATATCGCGTTCTTCCTCCCCATAATTACCATCGCCCTGCATTTTATACCCGGCATAATCTTCATCCTGAATGTAACTATCAATGTCGAGGTCGTTATCCCGGTCTTTGTAGTCGTCGGTTTCATCGTAGGGGTCATCCTCTTTTTGGTCATACTCCTCGTCCATACCTTCTTCCAGAGCCGGATTTATCTCCAGCTCTTCCTCAATGCGCGTATCCAGTTCAACTGTCGGTATTTGTAACAGTTTAATGAACTGAATCTGCTGAGGAGACAGCTTCTGCTGAAGGGATTGTGAAAGACTTAATTTCTGCATGGTGGTGCTGCGAGCTGTGGATTATTGTGTTACGTTGAGTGAGTAAGAGTCTGGTAAAAGTGCCCCTCACAATTATTAGGCCAAATTAACCAAAAAATGTTTTTGTCTGCATGATTTTCTATAAAGCTTCGACGCATTACCTTCGTAGTGTATGACAAATAAGCTTTATGACACCTCGCTCAGCCTGCTGACCGATTTGTATCAGGTAACTATGGCTTATGGTTACTGGAAAACGAAAACATCGGAAAAAGAGGCTGTTTTTAACCTCTATTTTCGAAGAAATCCATTCAATGGCGGCTTTACCATTGCCTGTGGCCTGGCTAATGTAATCGGGTACATCAACAATTTTGGCTTCTCGAAAAAAGACTTACGTTACCTCCGCACCCTGACAGGTCATGATGGCGACCCCCTATTTGAAGAGGCT
It encodes:
- the rpoN gene encoding RNA polymerase factor sigma-54, whose product is MQKLSLSQSLQQKLSPQQIQFIKLLQIPTVELDTRIEEELEINPALEEGMDEEYDQKEDDPYDETDDYKDRDNDLDIDSYIQDEDYAGYKMQGDGNYGEEERDMPLATSSSLTDSLLQQFGYLQLTEEQRIVGLQLIGSIEADGYIRRSVQAIVNDLAFSQNVFTDADEVEEVLQKIQSFDPAGIGARSLPECLLLQLRRKDQSDPYNVLAIRIIDEFFDEFSKKHYDKIQRRLNISDDSLKRVIDIIIRLNPKPGSIEGESGTIQYLIPDFLLTNNNGKLELTLNSKNAPELRISRSFADMLDTYDKSKKQNKNLKETVSFVKQKLDAAKWFIDAIKQRQQTLLKTMNAIVRYQYDFFLTGDESRLRPMILKDIATLIDMDVSTVSRVANSKAVQTEFGIYPLKYFFSEGISTDTGEDVSSREVKNILKDLIDAEPKLHPLSDDKLEKILNDRGYNIARRTVAKYREQLNIPVARLRKQL